One Malus domestica chromosome 11, GDT2T_hap1 genomic region harbors:
- the LOC103447752 gene encoding DNA repair protein RAD51 homolog 4 isoform X11 — MAPLKSLEAEHPVIDSNFQTFCASHGIFSVEEFLIHDLDELAGAAQQHPTCEKLKQGITEVLSTIDSQHQPWLNGMELLDDVLHNKHVLSTGCEGIDLLLGGGLREGQVTELVGPSTSGKTQVCLLSAANVATKHMGTVVYLDTGNSFSPERIVHFVGDISNHAFDQAGQRVFQKVMNNILCHHVFDIFTMFNLLHQLEFSLPSQKGEQVRLLIVDSISSLITPILGNSGSQGRALMISAGYLLKKLAHEHNLAVLVTNHTVGGEKGIPKPALGQTWKSIPHVRLLLSGDQGNSTRTISVLRHSSMASGKSTRFTI; from the exons ATGGCACCCTTGAAATCTCTGGAGGCAGAGCACCCAGTAATCGACTCCAATTTCCAGACCTTTTGCGCCTCCCATGGCATCTTCTCAG TGGAAGAATTCCTCATTCATGACCTCGATGAATTAGCAGGTGCTGCTCAGCAACATCCCACATGTGAAAAGCTAAAGCAG GGAATCACTGAGGTCCTCTCTACCATTGATTCTCAGCACCAGCCATGGTTGAATGGTATGGAGCTTTTAGATGATGTTTTGCATAACAAACATGTATTATCAACTGGGTGTGAAGG GATTGATTTGTTACTCGGAGGCGGATTGCGTGAGGGACAGGTAACTGAACTTGTTGGTCCGTCTACCTCTGGTAAAACCCAA GTTTGCCTACTATCTGCTGCAAATGTTGCAACGAAGCACATGGGTACTGTTGTCTACCTGGACACAGGAAACTCGTTCTCACCTGAACGAATTGTGCATTTTGTTGGTGATATCTCTAACCATGCCTTTGATCAG GCTGGACAAAGAGTTTTTCAGAAAGTAATGAACAACATTTTATGCCATCATGTGTTTGACATTTTTACAATGTTCAATCTCTTACACCAGCTAGAGTTCAGTTTGCCATCTCAG AAAGGAGAGCAGGTGCGGTTGCTTATTGTTGATTCGATCTCTTCACTAATCACCCCGATTCTTGGGAACAGTGGTTCACAGG GGCGTGCTTTGATGATATCTGCTGGATATCTGTTAAAGAAGTTAGCACACGAGCATAATCTTGCAGTACTG GTGACCAATCACACGGTGGGTGGGGAGAAAGGTATTCCAAAACCAGCTCTTGGACAGACCTGGAAGAGCATTCCACATGTGAGGCTTCTGCTTTCCGGTGATCAGGGAAATAGTACCCGGACTATTTCTGTGCTAAGACACTCATCTATG GCTTCTGGCAAGTCTACAAGGTTTACAATTTAG